In Paenibacillus sp., the genomic stretch GCTCCAGCGTCGCCGCGCGGATCGTCTCCGTATGCGTCGACCCGACGTCCGCGTTGATGTTGAGGCCGTTCGGCTCGGCGCCGACGGCGATCACTTCCGCGCCCAATTCGCGGAAAATGCGCGGCGCCAGCTCGTAAGCGGCTCCGTGCGCGCAGTCCAACACGATCTTCTTACCGTCGAAGCGAACCGGCGTCACCGAGCGCACATACTCGGCGTACAGCCACTTCGCGTCGTCGTCGTCGCGGACGGTGCCGAGCGCGGCGCCGATCGGGCGCGGCAGCTCGTCGACCGCCGCGTCCATCAGCTCCTCGATTTCGTACTCCGTCTCGTCGCTCAGCTTAAAACCGTCGCCGCCGAAAAACTTGATCCCGTTGTCCTCGACCGGGTTATGCGACGCCGAAATCATAACGCCCGCGTCCGCCCCGAGCTTGCGGGTCAAATAAGCGACCGCCGGCGTCGTCACGACGCCGATGCGCACGACGTTCGCCCCGATGGACGTCAGGCCCGCGACGAGCGCCGCCTCCAGCATCGGCCCGGATACGCGCGTATCCCGCCCGATCACGACCGTCGGCTGCTTGCCGGACGCCGCCCCTCTCGTCAACACATAGCCGCCGCAGCGGCCGATCTTATACGCCAGCTCCGGCGTCAATCCTTCGTTCGCGACACCGCGGACGCCGTCCGTTCCGAAATACTTCCCCATCTTTCTCTGTCTCTCCTTCTCGTCGTTCTCTAAGCTGCGTTTGTCACGCAACGTTATCTTTTCAATCTACTTCCATTAAACGCAGGCACTCGCCTATTGGTGCACCGGAATCGCCGGCTATTCCGCTTCAGGCTCCGACGGCGCCGCCGGCTCCTCTCCGGGACCGACGGCGTCGCCGCCCTCTACGGAGCCGTCGTCCAGAGGCGCGGCAGGGTCCGCCGACGCGGCGTCGCTCTTCGGCGCAACTTCCACGCGAACGATCGATGACGCGCCGTCCGCCGTTTCGACGAACGACGGCAAGCTGTAGTCGATCGGCAGCTCGTACATCCCCGGCGCCAAATTGCTCACGTCGACGATCGCTCGGACGTCCCGGGGCGACAATTTCTCGATAACGCCGGGAGCGCCCTCAACCGGGACGTCCAGCTCTCCGGCCGTCGGGTCGACGATGCGGTACTCGTAATTCGCGCTGCCGCCGTTCAGCGTCACCGGAACGCCGGGCAGCGTCTGGACGACGGCCGGCACGACCGTCACCTTCGCCGTCACCTTCGCCGGCTCGACGCGCTCCACACCTTGCTTCGGCGCGATATCGAATTCGAACGTCGTCGTCTCCGTCAGCTGCGACAGATCGATCCGCAGCCCGTCGTAAAACTCGAGCGAGTTAAGGAACGCCTGCGGCGCGAATACGGTCACTTCCGAAGCGCTCTGCTCGAACGAAGCGACGGCGTAGCCGGCCGGCGTGTTCCCGACGAGCGCGATCTGCAGCGGCATCGTCTTGAACGGGCTCGTGATCGGCACCTCGACGTCGACGACCGCAGGCGTCACGGCCACGTCCAGCTCTTGCCCGTCCTGATCGATCGCGACGAGCTTCACCTGCTGCTTCACGGAAGCGGTCGCGCCGGCGATATCGATCGTGCCGACGACGCCCGCCACCCGATCCGCTTCGCTGCTGATCACGGTCACGTTCACTCGGTTCGGCTGCGCGATCGCTTCGCCCGCCGTATAACCGTCGGCCGGCGAGCCGACTGTCTGGATCGACACGGGCACTTCCTTCCGTTCCTTCTCGTCGATGGTCACCGTCACGTTCGGCGGATCGAGCACGACTTGGACATTGTTCGGGAATCCTTCGGGCGTCAGCGACACCTGATGTTCGCCCGCCGCGATGTCCGTCAAATTCAGCACGACGCGATAATCGTTAATGTCGACGCGCCGCAGCGCGGACGCCGTGCCGACGACGGTTAACGACACCCTCGCAGGCTCGTACGACAGCAGCGTATATCGCTCCTCGTCCAGCCCCACGACCTGCACGCCCACGTTCGTATACGTTTGCGAAACGGTCGTCGGCTGCGTCGGCCCCGAGGAGTTTTGCAAATCGAGCCGCACGATGACCCACAGCAGGATGCCGACCACGACGGCCACGACGCGGATGACGTTGTTATGCCGCAACCAATTATCCATGAGGCCGCTCCCCCTTCTTCCGCAGGAAGAACGAACGGTCCTTCGTTTTCTTCTTCATCTTCGGATTCAGCTCCTCATGGAGCTTGGCGATGAGCGACTCTTCCTTGATGTCACGAACCATCTGCCCGTGAATCGCCAGCGAAATTTGCCCCGTCTCCTCGGAGACGATGACGACGATCGCGTCCGACGCCTCGCTCATCCCGATCGCCGCCCGATGGCGGGTGCCCAGTTCCTTGCTGATGAACGGGTTTTCCGACAACGGCAAATAACAGCCGGCCGCCATAATTTGACCGCCGCGGATGATGACGGCCCCGTCGTGCAAAGGAGTGTTCGGGATGAAAATGTTGACGAGCAGCTCGGTGCTGATGGACGACTCGAGCTGAATGCCGGACTCGATATATTCGGACAACCCCGTCTCCCGCTCGAATACGATCAGCGCCCCGATGCGCCGCCCCGACAGCAAATGCAGCGCCGCGATCACTTGATTGATGCGTTCGTTCACCGTATGATCTTCGTCGTTCGTGCCGACCGTGAATATTTTCCCTCGGCCGAGCTGTTCGAGCGCCCGCCGCAGCTCCGGCTGGAAGATGATGAACACCGCGA encodes the following:
- the cdaA gene encoding diadenylate cyclase CdaA, whose amino-acid sequence is MDIVPEWTWSTTLKEIVDITIVSYIIYKLILLVRGTRAVQLLKGIVVLIAVWAVSYIFELHTLQWLMNQLFTWSVVAVFIIFQPELRRALEQLGRGKIFTVGTNDEDHTVNERINQVIAALHLLSGRRIGALIVFERETGLSEYIESGIQLESSISTELLVNIFIPNTPLHDGAVIIRGGQIMAAGCYLPLSENPFISKELGTRHRAAIGMSEASDAIVVIVSEETGQISLAIHGQMVRDIKEESLIAKLHEELNPKMKKKTKDRSFFLRKKGERPHG
- the glmM gene encoding phosphoglucosamine mutase, producing MGKYFGTDGVRGVANEGLTPELAYKIGRCGGYVLTRGAASGKQPTVVIGRDTRVSGPMLEAALVAGLTSIGANVVRIGVVTTPAVAYLTRKLGADAGVMISASHNPVEDNGIKFFGGDGFKLSDETEYEIEELMDAAVDELPRPIGAALGTVRDDDDAKWLYAEYVRSVTPVRFDGKKIVLDCAHGAAYELAPRIFRELGAEVIAVGAEPNGLNINADVGSTHTETIRAATLEHGAFLGLSFDGDADRLIAVDENGEEVDGDYILAICGDAMRRAGKLKHDTVVTTVMSNLGFFKAARELGLQTAKTAVGDRYVMEEMRRGGYNLGGEQSGHVIFLDYNTTGDGILTGLQLMATVVESGRTLGELKRVMQKFPQVLVNVRVFDKAGLKDNPAVAAAIRKAEAALGENGRVLVRPSGTEQLVRVMAEGPDKADIEAHVERIADVVRAELGGAQ
- a CDS encoding CdaR family protein — encoded protein: MDNWLRHNNVIRVVAVVVGILLWVIVRLDLQNSSGPTQPTTVSQTYTNVGVQVVGLDEERYTLLSYEPARVSLTVVGTASALRRVDINDYRVVLNLTDIAAGEHQVSLTPEGFPNNVQVVLDPPNVTVTIDEKERKEVPVSIQTVGSPADGYTAGEAIAQPNRVNVTVISSEADRVAGVVGTIDIAGATASVKQQVKLVAIDQDGQELDVAVTPAVVDVEVPITSPFKTMPLQIALVGNTPAGYAVASFEQSASEVTVFAPQAFLNSLEFYDGLRIDLSQLTETTTFEFDIAPKQGVERVEPAKVTAKVTVVPAVVQTLPGVPVTLNGGSANYEYRIVDPTAGELDVPVEGAPGVIEKLSPRDVRAIVDVSNLAPGMYELPIDYSLPSFVETADGASSIVRVEVAPKSDAASADPAAPLDDGSVEGGDAVGPGEEPAAPSEPEAE